A stretch of the Vitis riparia cultivar Riparia Gloire de Montpellier isolate 1030 chromosome 13, EGFV_Vit.rip_1.0, whole genome shotgun sequence genome encodes the following:
- the LOC117927556 gene encoding mediator of RNA polymerase II transcription subunit 15a-like isoform X2, which translates to MAFPIGRAGVSLRLSSHSTCSQFQRPAQAELVMDGRDWETHLSRESRLRIVNSISNTLRRHLPVSGPEVLRQLWKIAERFEEKIYSAATSESDYLRKISLKMLAIKAAMKESHRSSMDMLKRHLPVSGPEELCESDYLRKIPLKVLAMETKCFNPVTNSLPFNSFAHRSRI; encoded by the exons ATGGCATTCCCAATCGGAAGAGCTGGGGTTTCACTGCGACTATCCTCTCATTCCACTTGCTCCCAGTTCCAG AGACCTGCTCAGGCTGAACTTGTCATGGATGGACGTGATTGGGAGACTCATCTTTCTCGTGAATCTCGCCTCAGGATTGTCAACAGTAT ATCGAATACGTTGAGGAGACATCTTCCTGTTTCTGGACCAGAGGTACTACGTCAGCTATGGAAAATAGCTGAAAGGTTTGAGGAAAAGATTTATTCTGCTGCCACAAGTGAG TCTGATTACCTCCGGAAAATATCTTTGAAAATGCTGGCAATAAAGGCTGCTATGAAAGAATCCCATAGATCCAG CATGGACATGTTGAAGAGACATCTTCCTGTTTCTGGACCAGAGGAATTGTGTGAG TCTGATTACCTCCGGAAAATACCTCTGAAAGTGCTGGCAATGGAGACAAAATGTTTTAATCCTGTAACCAATTCTCTGCCATTCAACTCTTTTGCTCACAGATCCAG AATCTGA
- the LOC117927556 gene encoding uncharacterized protein LOC117927556 isoform X1: MAFPIGRAGVSLRLSSHSTCSQFQRPAQAELVMDGRDWETHLSRESRLRIVNSISNTLRRHLPVSGPEVLRQLWKIAERFEEKIYSAATSESDYLRKISLKMLAIKAAMKESHRSSMDMLKRHLPVSGPEELCEVRKITEKFEEKIYSAATSESDYLRKIPLKVLAMETKCFNPVTNSLPFNSFAHRSRI, encoded by the exons ATGGCATTCCCAATCGGAAGAGCTGGGGTTTCACTGCGACTATCCTCTCATTCCACTTGCTCCCAGTTCCAG AGACCTGCTCAGGCTGAACTTGTCATGGATGGACGTGATTGGGAGACTCATCTTTCTCGTGAATCTCGCCTCAGGATTGTCAACAGTAT ATCGAATACGTTGAGGAGACATCTTCCTGTTTCTGGACCAGAGGTACTACGTCAGCTATGGAAAATAGCTGAAAGGTTTGAGGAAAAGATTTATTCTGCTGCCACAAGTGAG TCTGATTACCTCCGGAAAATATCTTTGAAAATGCTGGCAATAAAGGCTGCTATGAAAGAATCCCATAGATCCAG CATGGACATGTTGAAGAGACATCTTCCTGTTTCTGGACCAGAGGAATTGTGTGAGGTAAGGAAAATTACTGAAAAGTTTGAGGAAAAGATTTATTCTGCTGCCACAAGCGAG TCTGATTACCTCCGGAAAATACCTCTGAAAGTGCTGGCAATGGAGACAAAATGTTTTAATCCTGTAACCAATTCTCTGCCATTCAACTCTTTTGCTCACAGATCCAG AATCTGA